One window of Magallana gigas chromosome 2, xbMagGiga1.1, whole genome shotgun sequence genomic DNA carries:
- the LOC136269501 gene encoding uncharacterized metal-dependent hydrolase HI_0454-like has protein sequence MCLCNSKGWAVGEIGLDYSVKEQHPQQKFILAEFFRRVYPFSNMVLHLRGADEDSCSRVPTQDCITLSDGLGVSIQTPIYLHCFLGGQAQIKLWIDTGRPVYFGVSERVRSMLDTQQEGVRAIPQGQILVETDSPYLPCGVGRPMTPKHIEKVYQLVATIRGESLEHLEEAVTKNFRTFFAKQLGQKY, from the coding sequence ATGTGTTTGTGCAATAGCAAGGGCTGGGCTGTGGGAGAGATAGGCTTGGACTACTCTGTCAAAGAACAGCACCCCCAGCAAAAGTTCATCCTTGCGGAATTTTTCCGCAGAGTTTATCCATTCTCCAATATGGTGTTGCATCTGAGAGGTGCAGACGAGGACAGCTGCAGTCGAGTTCCCACCCAAGACTGCATAACTCTTTCAGATGGGTTGGGTGTGTCTATCCAGACACCAATCTACCTGCACTGCTTCTTAGGGGGCCAAGCACAGATCAAACTCTGGATAGATACCGGGAGGCCGGTGTACTTTGGGGTGAGCGAAAGGGTCCGAAGCATGTTGGATACCCAACAGGAAGGCGTTAGGGCGATTCCACAGGGTCAAATACTAGTGGAGACCGACAGCCCATACCTGCCATGTGGGGTTGGCCGACCAATGACGCCTAAACATATTGAAAAGGTCTACCAATTGGTTGCGACCATACGCGGAGAATCCCTGGAACACCTTGAAGAGGCGGTGACGAAGAACTTCCGCACCTTCTTCGCTAAGCAGTTGGGCCAGAAATATTGA